In one window of Drosophila innubila isolate TH190305 chromosome 2L unlocalized genomic scaffold, UK_Dinn_1.0 4_B_2L, whole genome shotgun sequence DNA:
- the LOC117781888 gene encoding damage-control phosphatase ARMT1 produces MRTSRGSENSELLDVATPRHSLLSGRFKQSFAYVALQSRMPGIMQQVVNTLHSNEQDLVKLYGPEVWKDIHMITHSIERLKRELSRDRQFALFYGNEPDKAEWNAFLSELPHPKKSYFRACWLHAECYLYRRLFSFFESSKHLTNFDYFMDLKQEHLKISERAIISLTEATRNLSKDFASFSKLMHINLWSNHFELQLSAYPFSVHEDSCNIDVLTHVANLDKRILVDDSILVWNCLMKVKGQKEIIVDYICDNAGFELFTDLLLMEYMIDHRLATQVRMHVKAIPWYISDVMQSDVEWTVQYLMDHANELISHMGHKINRLMMENRIVISPKSYFWTGPQSYFVMVDSSLSLYKLLSHGEVAIFKGDLNYRKLLGDYIWDSTEEFITCLRGFRPTNICAMRTVKCEVICGLPEGTADHLLRIDPTWMISGNYGVIQYTDSLKCKCDCWQHPGTSMERTLTASSREVTELGMCKK; encoded by the coding sequence ATGAGGACAAGTAGAGGATCGGAGAACTCGGAACTTTTGGATGTGGCAACTCCACGTCACTCACTGCTCTCGGGAAGATTTAAGCAGAGTTTCGCCTACGTGGCACTACAATCCCGAATGCCAGGAATAATGCAGCAAGTTGTGAATACGTTGCACAGTAATGAGCAGGATTTGGTTAAATTGTACGGCCCGGAAGTGTGGAAGGATATTCACATGATCACACATTCGATTGAACGATTGAAGAGGGAATTAAGTCGTGATCGTCAATTTGCACTGTTCTATGGCAATGAGCCGGATAAAGCCGAATGGAATGCATTTCTATCGGAGCTTCCGCATCCAAAAAAGTCCTATTTTCGCGCCTGTTGGTTGCATGCCGAGTGTTATTTGTACAGACGTCTCTTTTCCTTCTTTGAGAGCAGCAAACACTTGACAAACTTTGATTACTTCATGGATCTGAAGCAGGAGCATCTGAAAATCAGCGAACGTGCGATCATTAGTCTAACTGAGGCCACCAGAAACCTGAGCAAGGATTTTGCATCCTTTAGCAAACTGATGCACATCAATTTGTGGAGCAATCACTTTGAGTTGCAGTTGAGTGCGTATCCCTTCAGTGTCCATGAAGATAGTTGCAACATCGATGTATTAACCCATGTCGCCAATTTGGATAAACGTATTCTCGTTGACGATTCCATCTTAGTGTGGAATTGCCTGATGAAGGTCAAGGGACAAAAGGAAATCATTGTGGATTACATTTGCGATAATGCCGGATTTGAACTGTTTACCGATCTGTTGCTCATGGAATATATGATCGATCATCGACTGGCGACTCAGGTGCGAATGCATGTCAAGGCAATACCCTGGTATATATCGGATGTGATGCAGAGTGATGTCGAATGGACTGTACAATATTTAATGGATCATGCCAACGAGCTGATCTCCCACATGGGCCACAAAATCAATCGTCTGATGATGGAGAATCGCATTGTCATATCCCCAAAGTCATATTTCTGGACGGGACCGCAGTCCTACTTTGTCATGGTCGATTCCAGTCTCAGTTTGTATAAACTGTTATCACACGGGGAGGTGGCGATCTTCAAGGGGGATCTCAACTATCGCAAGCTGCTTGGCGATTACATCTGGGACTCCACGGAGGAGTTTATCACCTGTTTACGCGGATTTCGACCCACAAATATCTGTGCCATGCGTACTGTCAAATGCGAGGTCATCTGTGGTCTGCCCGAGGGCACAGCTGATCATCTGCTGAGGATCGATCCCACCTGGATGATCTCGGGCAACTATGGGGTCATCCAATACACAGATagcttaaaatgcaaatgcgatTGCTGGCAACATCCGGGCACCTCAATGGAGAGGACACTAACTGCCTCCTCCAGGGAGGTAACCGAGCTTGGAATGTGTAAGAAATAA
- the LOC117780571 gene encoding ficolin-1-like, whose translation MTNLLLSINDQLSVLRVEHGKLMDRVINESDIKAIRVEIEGQKIDKLDKESSIELLRVEVERLGKLIGGLAKKSDMQSIREELDRLKKDGVEKESDLRAKISQKESEIQSLKTDIQSLRVLLEGQKKTQLDMESRYQSIRMEQVKLTEGLVKKTDKQDSRFKLHNCTEVKTSGIYNILLSNINSQPFKVACDAETRGGGWTIILRRMDGTVEFNRNWTEYQKGFGEVSGEFFLGLDKIHELTAERKQELLVILEDFEGVEEFETYDEFGIGDENQEYVLHTLGKANGTAGDSFSRHKDSKFSTFDRDNDPMTSQHCAEEYTGGWWYCNGCYSNKLTGQYTEDTENKGIHWKEFRGLEYSLKKAVLMIRPKSKN comes from the exons ATGACGAACTTACTTCTGTCAATAAATGATCAATTATCCGTGCTGAGAGTGGAACATGGAAAGCTAATGGATCGAGTTATTAACGAATCAGATATAAAAGCAATTAGAGTGGAGATAGAAGGTCAGAAAATAGATAAACTTGATAAGGAGTCAAGTATTGAACTTCTCAGAGTGGAGGTAGAACGGTTAGGAAAGCTAATTGGTGGACTTGCTAAGAAATCGGATATGCAATCGATTAGAGAGGAGCTTGACAGACTGAAGAAAGATGGAGTTGAGAAGGAGTCTGATCTTAGAGCGAAAATCTCTCAGAAAGAATCGGAAATTCAGTCGCTTAAAACTGACATTCAATCTCTTAGAGTGTTGCTAGAAGGACAAAAGAAAACTCAACTTGATATGGAATCGCGTTATCAATCCATTAGAATGGAGCAGGTAAAGTTGACAGAAGGACTTGTTAAAAAAACGGATAAACAAGACTCCAGATTTAAGCTACACAATTGTACTGAGGTCAAGACAAGTGGGATCTACAACATACTTCTCTCAAATATAAACAGTCAACCATTTAAAGTTGCCTGCGATGCGGAAACTCGGGGAGGGGGATGGACTATCATCTTGAGAAGAATGGACGGGACTGTGGAGTTTAATCGCAACTGGACTGAATACCAAAAGGGATTTGGGGAAGTGAGTGGAGAATTCTTTTTGGGGCTAGACAAAATCCATGAGTTGACGGCGGAGAGAAAACAAGAGTTGCTTGTGATTCTCGAGGACTTCGAAGGAGTTGAGGAATTTGAGACATACGATGAATTTGGAATTGGCGACGAGAATCAAGAATATGTATTACACACTCTGGGAAAAGCCAATGGAACTGCTGGTGATAGCTTTTCAAGACATAAAGACTcgaaattttcaacatttgaTCGGGATAATGATCCGATGACATCGCAACACTGTGCGGAAGAATACACTGGCGGCTGGTGGTACTGTAACGGTTGTTACTCTAA CAAGTTGACTGGCCAATATACAGAAGACACTGAAAACAAAGGCATCCATTGGAAAGAATTTCGGGGTTTGGAGTACTCCCTTAAAAAAGCAGTTTTGATGATACgaccaaaaagtaaaaactaa